A window of Caldalkalibacillus thermarum genomic DNA:
CCTATAGGAACGCTATGAAAGAAGTTCAGTTTGAAATTGAGGAGCTGGCGACCTATGGGAAAGAAAAAGATATTTCACGTCAACAAGTGAACTCAACAATACGACAGTTATCTGTTCTCCTTAATGAACTGGATGAAGAAGCTGAAGAATGGGTTAAAGAATATATTCCCAATATGTTTAAAGACGGTCAAGCTGAAGCGATTTTTGCTCTTGGGGACGCAAGAACATTGAGTGAAGCCGCAAAACATGCGAAAATGTCCCGACTTGCAAGAACAACCATTGAAGCTTTAATCGATGATACATTTGAAGATTTGTTATACGCAAATCAAAAAATGAAACGTGAAACAATAAAAATGGTTCGTTCGGTCGTTGCTGATACAATGCGAAGACAAGCGGCACAAGGTCAGGGACGTCGAACCACACGCCGCAGATTGGTTGAAACGTTAACGAAGAAAGAGCTTCGGGAACGTTGGAACGTGGAAGGGAACGTAGGTATCGTGGATAGTTTGGGAAGGCAATGGAAATTGGACACTTACGCTGAAATGGTGACACTACCAAATTACAACAAGCACACATTGAAGGGACGAGAGTTGAATCGGCACAAAGAGA
This region includes:
- a CDS encoding minor capsid protein codes for the protein MSRPRLDLPLPNYEREINRLIRTYRNAMKEVQFEIEELATYGKEKDISRQQVNSTIRQLSVLLNELDEEAEEWVKEYIPNMFKDGQAEAIFALGDARTLSEAAKHAKMSRLARTTIEALIDDTFEDLLYANQKMKRETIKMVRSVVADTMRRQAAQGQGRRTTRRRLVETLTKKELRERWNVEGNVGIVDSLGRQWKLDTYAEMVTLPNYNKHTLKGRELNRHKERLTLQSYLHMGLLTLVSILRAW